attaatgtaagcgaatcttaccgggtacgttttgggtgtagatGTACATAATGTTGATGttctagacgtcaaataagtcaatacgactaatgcagtttcttggttgaaaacaatcctatttgcttttgccgtctttgtttattattttccaccagctagtaatgcagtatttgtgtcatgtgacgtgtacgacTGTACGTACATGAGTCGTAGAGAAGTCTATTCCAAAACTACAAATACCCACTGGAAAAAAACAATGTTGAGTGGTCTAATCTtatctaaaataaacgaaataaccAGATAAAAACAGAAGTGTTTTGGTCTTCTACAAAGCACAACAATTTGGATATTGTCCACCTGAATTAATTAgataattttcattttgttaatGTTGATTAGAGTAAAGAGCCTACTTCGACATATTAGGGAGAGTGCCTCGTTGTTTCATTTATTACTCGGtatacaatcgatggaatgcgtgtAAATTGGCATCAATATCATTGTTTTGTTGATAAGCACCGATGGCTAAACGCAGAAATGTTCGAGCGttacgaaaactcgaatcgagagcCCCAATTAACGCTCTATCATTTGATAGACCCTGCTCTGACCaccggcttcaaatgggtagtgcGATAATATGAAAACAAGGCGAAAAAGGCTCATTACCCAATCTGAATTAGTTATCTGAACATGGTTTGCATTGCGTTGTTTAGGATCCATTCAGTACGAAGCACTATTCGTTGATCTTCTTATCTTACGGAGCATCGTAAAACTGTTCCCTGCGCAGACATTAACAAAAGAACATTATTTGCTGACCGTCTGATCTACTATCAGCTGTTTGACAGATCTCCGCAAAACTTTTCCCGCCGCAGACGTTGGCAGTTGCTGCACGAAATAAACGCCACCTCGTAGCTTTTTGTGATCACTGACCTGACCGTCGACGATGGCGACTACTTGCTCTTCCGTCAGAGAAGATCCTGCATGTCGAACGATCATTGCCGTCGGTAAATCCGACGATCGATCCGCCACTGGAATCCCACAGACACACACCTGTTTCACCCCATCGATCTGCTCAATGACGGCTTCCAAATCGGAGGGAGATATCTGGTAGTTTTTATACTTTATAATATCCTTGATTCGATCGATTACGTACAAGAACCCATACTGATCGAAATATCCAACGTCACCGGTTTTAAAGAAACCTTCCTCGTCAAACGCATCCCGCGTACTTTCTGCGTTGTTGAGATAACCCTGAAAATAAGGAGCATTGTAGCCAACATACCAACACTGACTTAAGCTGCGTGTATACCAAAAACTTATGTTTGTATTTGACTCGAATTTCACCCGTTTCACCCGGTCCTTTTCTTCGACCTTCTTCATCAACAATCTTTGCCTCCAAATTATTAGCTAGTGTTCCAACCGATCCAGGGGCAAACGGGCCTGTTCCCAAAGTTATGAAACCAATTTCCGACGACCCGTAAACCGGCTTGGCAACACCATTCGGAAATCGACTACCCAAACAAGTGCGAAGCTCCTCCGAAACGAGTGCCCCTCCCATGGTCCATCGTTTGATACTGCCGAAGTCTGCGGTTGAGAATTTCGGATGACTCTGCAGGACCGAAATGTATGCCGGAGGCGTGAAAATATCCTCCACTTTGTATCGCTCAATAATGGAGATGAGGGTTTCTTCTGTGAACGATTTGCTGGTGATGACACGTGCCCGAGAACAGTAGAGTGAGGTGAGCATAGCAAACATTCCCGTTGCCCAGAATAGCGGACTAAAGTTGAAGATCGGTCCAGCATCCAGATCGCTATAAATGACGATAAGCTAAACAAAGAGCTAATTTTATACCACAGCTAAACTCACTTTGCAAACACATCACCCTCGATGAGATGAGCGTGTGACAAGCATACTCCTTTCGGGAGACCGGTGGTTCCGGAAGAACAAAGTACCATGGCCATCAGTTTCTTAGAGTCACCCAAGTATTTTGGTTCGAAGCTGTTCTCCCCATCAACCGGTGCAAGTAAATCGTTAACAGACCTAGCACTCCCAGCTGCCTCACCCATGACAAATATTCTAGTATTGTAATCACTGATAGCTTCTCGAGTAGCCTCTTCAACCACCATTCGGTTATCTTCGTCACAAAACACAACCTTCGATTGACTCTGCCTCATCATATGCGCCAAATCATCCTTATTGAACACAGGTGCCAGCGGGTTCACTGCCAAGCCAATCGCCAGACACCCGACAAACACCGGAACCACATTCTCACTATTACAGCAAACCAGTGAAACCAAATCGCCCAGCTTCAGATGATCAACCTGCTTGGTCAAGTTCATAGCTACGCGTACGATTCGCCGGCTCATTTCCGCGCAGGTCATCTCCCGCCCGGTATCGGCATCGATCTGAATTATCTTGTCCGGCGTTCGGGCCAACAGATTGAGGATCACCTGTCCAAAGTTGGCCTCCGGATTGAGAATGCTGGGACGGATGGGACCGTGCCAGGTTTTTGATTTTTCCTCGTAACGAGTCATTTAATGCGGTAGTAAACTTCTGTGTAGTATTTCAATCAACGAACGGCTATATACTGACGGAGATACGGCGAGATTGCTTTTATATATAGCCACACTTCGGTGGTTGTAATAGAATAACATGTGAATTGATAATGATAAGCGGAGGACCAGAGCGATGCTGTCGTAAGAGGCTTGTCCGGGCCCTGATGCACTGTGTGATAGTTTGTTAGTTGATAGTCTTGATAGTGGTATATGCCGATTCAATGAGTGTACGCTAATATTATCAATTCCGTAAACCGGTTTGAAGGTAATCTAGCATTTCTTTCGAGGTATACACGATGTTTACCGAGTTCGATGCAAAAGTTTATTTTGTTTAAGAAACATgtaataatgatttattttgcaTTGTTGTCTATACTAGGATGTCTTCACGCTAGTTTACAAGAgaaatgaagttacgagaaaaagtgttttctagactaattttgggtcgctgaagaCGAAAAGCACAatcattttttaattaaaaaaacgtTTTGGATTAAAAAAACGATCTTTGCgttctttttttactttttgcaTAAgttatatgcaaaaataatcTGATCGGGAAAATCGGGAACGGAATCGAAAGTCGTGAAGGTGAGCGAAACGAACCGATCGCCGTCAATACCCGCTTGGGGTGGACGATTTACTGGGATTGTACCGGTAACGGAGACGCCGGCAAATACGTAAACTTTCACGGTGTGGGAAAATGTGAGTGTAGGCTGGAGAATGATAATGATCTTCACAACACGATGAAATCTTACTTCACGCTGGATAACATGGGAgccatcaaaccaaacaagctGCTTCTCTCTCAGGACGATCAACGGACTAAGTCATTGTTAGAATCCCTAACCCGTCCACTGCTTAACCACTTCGAAACCGGCCTACTCTGAAGACACGATCGTGTTCGACTTCCGGACCGTGAAGCGATGGCTTTCAACCGATGGAAATGTCTCGAAAACCGTTTGAGCGAGGAtccacccaagtaaccataagcattaagccattgcactatattggctatacatttgcactaatgttgcattgaaactccattacagcattaacaatgcaatgaaactctatattagcatcaataatgcataactgcacagctgacatatagcattatcgcttgcgtatataaagctgatataacgcgtacatgcttcaaggatctttaaagcatgtaagctttacaagcgcatttaatgccattatagagcaaataataAGCCGATATAAtactattgtaatgctgtgggcacagagaacagacgtccatcttcagcgttcaacttgtgtaaaatctctaacggtttcgaaggtagttgggatatccaaaccaggtgcgctactgtcgtcatgtttttttcgtggctgagttcgacagaattgacagcggttactcCTCaatccagtcaaactagtccggtaccggttcggacttccagcatgaattccagctcaaatgcaacaaccgatagtgtcggaatcggttgttttctttgagcaagattccatactgaatccatttgacggatagttgggataggttggtgtggcggcgccagtgtttatcgtatattaattcaaatgtttacacacgttttttaaatacttttgttcgatcatggatgtctgttctctgtgctgtgggtttatttgttatgcaactcttcttggaGATTATAtacggcatatttcatttcaatcgaacatatgcaatatagtcctgggagcaaacgcagcgcacttaccgtgaaggacgaggtaaggtacctcagttggagacttactaaaggtaattttcgtaaaattgtcATATCATgtcagaacgaaaacccattaaggatattcattacaatgctttagaagagagacaattacggttttaaacagaacattttattttaattttttttcctttttgctcatcataccgaaaggaaatataagaaatggttttaaaagcatggcggacaatgacagccagCTGAAgccttttaatagcattagtaatgCTAATATAAGGCtttaaaatttgacatttgtgcgctagtgctatataatagcattagtactgcagaaacgagttgtcaatctctgcacagtaatagcactatatttcgccttttctggcataataccagcattatataagtatttagggcttcacagcTCTATAAGACTGCATTATATGTGGATCTGAatcagatattaggctacgttataatgcttattggttacttgggcagTACTAGCCGAGGCTCTTGAACAAAAGATCCAAGAACATGTCAAGAAGGGTTACGTGAGAAAGCTGACTTCGGAAGAACTTTAAGAAAAGCATGCGCGTATTTGGTACCTACCAACATTCGCCGGGAAAGTTTCGCCTAGTGT
The DNA window shown above is from Topomyia yanbarensis strain Yona2022 unplaced genomic scaffold, ASM3024719v1 HiC_scaffold_160, whole genome shotgun sequence and carries:
- the LOC131694812 gene encoding uncharacterized protein LOC131694812, with protein sequence MTRYEEKSKTWHGPIRPSILNPEANFGQVILNLLARTPDKIIQIDADTGREMTCAEMSRRIVRVAMNLTKQVDHLKLGDLVSLVCCNSENVVPVFVGCLAIGLAVNPLAPVFNKDDLAHMMRQSQSKVVFCDEDNRMVVEEATREAISDYNTRIFVMGEAAGSARSVNDLLAPVDGENSFEPKYLGDSKKLMAMVLCSSGTTGLPKGVCLSHAHLIEGDVFANDLDAGPIFNFSPLFWATGMFAMLTSLYCSRARVITSKSFTEETLISIIERYKVEDIFTPPAYISVLQSHPKFSTADFGSIKRWTMGGALVSEELRTCLGSRFPNGVAKPVYGSSEIGFITLGTGPFAPGSVGTLANNLEAKIVDEEGRRKGPGETGEIRVKYKHKFLGYLNNAESTRDAFDEEGFFKTGDVGYFDQYGFLYVIDRIKDIIKYKNYQISPSDLEAVIEQIDGVKQVCVCGIPVADRSSDLPTAMIVRHAGSSLTEEQVVAIVDGQVSDHKKLRGGVYFVQQLPTSAAGKVLRRSVKQLIVDQTVSK